A genome region from Heliangelus exortis chromosome 12, bHelExo1.hap1, whole genome shotgun sequence includes the following:
- the USP4 gene encoding ubiquitin carboxyl-terminal hydrolase 4 isoform X4, producing the protein MRTRADIRPRRRSRTDMAAAEGGGSGSGSGGEGRADTTVQRAELGPLLAMALRPGESWYLVDSRWFKQWKKYVGFDSWDMFGAGDPSLYPGPVDNSGLFSDPETQSLKENLIDELDYVLVPTEAWNKLVTWYGCIEGQQPIVRKVVEYGLFVKHYKVEVYLLELKLCESSDPDNVISCHFSKADTLATIEKEMRKLFNISDEKETRLWNRYMSNTYEQLSKLDSTVQDAGLYQGQVVVIDVKSEDGTWPGQHFLTNSYC; encoded by the exons ATGCGCACGCGGGCCGACATCCGCCCGCGACGGCGCTCGCGCACCGACATGGCGGCGGCCGAgggcggcggcagcggcagcggcagcggcgGAGAGGGGCGGGCGGACACGACGGTGCAGAGGGCCGAGCTGGGGCCCCTGCTGGCCATGGCCCTAAGGCCGGGGGAGTCTTG GTACCTGGTGGACAGCCGCTGGTTCAAGCAGTGGAAGAAGTACGTGGGCTTCGACAGCTGGGATATGTTCGGCGCGGGCGATCCCAGCCTTTACCCGGGGCCTGTGGACAACTCGGGTCTCTTCAGCG ATCCAGAAACTCagagtttaaaagaaaatctcattGATGAGCTGGATTATGTACTCGTTCCCACCGAAGCCTGGAATAAACTGGTAACGTGGTATGGCTGCATAGAAGGGCAGCAGCCTATTGTGAGAAAA GTGGTGGAATATGGTCTGTTTGTGAAGCACTATAAGGTTGAAGTTTATCTTCTGGAGCTGAAGCTGTGTGAGAGCAGTGATCCTGACAATGTGATTAGCTGCCACTTCAGCAAAGCTGATACTCTTG CTACCATcgagaaagaaatgagaaaactaTTTAATATCTCAGATGAGAAGGAAACTAGGTTATGGAACAGGTATATGAGTAACACTTATGAGCAGCTCAGCAAGCTGGATAGCACAGTGCAAGATGCAGGGCTCTATCAGGGTCAG GTTGTTGTAATAGATGTGAAAAGTGAAGATGGCACATGGCCTGGGCAGCATTTCCTGACAAA
- the USP4 gene encoding ubiquitin carboxyl-terminal hydrolase 4 isoform X3: MRTRADIRPRRRSRTDMAAAEGGGSGSGSGGEGRADTTVQRAELGPLLAMALRPGESWYLVDSRWFKQWKKYVGFDSWDMFGAGDPSLYPGPVDNSGLFSDPETQSLKENLIDELDYVLVPTEAWNKLVTWYGCIEGQQPIVRKVVEYGLFVKHYKVEVYLLELKLCESSDPDNVISCHFSKADTLATIEKEMRKLFNISDEKETRLWNRYMSNTYEQLSKLDSTVQDAGLYQGQVVVIDVKSEDGTWPGQHFLTKKPLPFGLEGFYQE, encoded by the exons ATGCGCACGCGGGCCGACATCCGCCCGCGACGGCGCTCGCGCACCGACATGGCGGCGGCCGAgggcggcggcagcggcagcggcagcggcgGAGAGGGGCGGGCGGACACGACGGTGCAGAGGGCCGAGCTGGGGCCCCTGCTGGCCATGGCCCTAAGGCCGGGGGAGTCTTG GTACCTGGTGGACAGCCGCTGGTTCAAGCAGTGGAAGAAGTACGTGGGCTTCGACAGCTGGGATATGTTCGGCGCGGGCGATCCCAGCCTTTACCCGGGGCCTGTGGACAACTCGGGTCTCTTCAGCG ATCCAGAAACTCagagtttaaaagaaaatctcattGATGAGCTGGATTATGTACTCGTTCCCACCGAAGCCTGGAATAAACTGGTAACGTGGTATGGCTGCATAGAAGGGCAGCAGCCTATTGTGAGAAAA GTGGTGGAATATGGTCTGTTTGTGAAGCACTATAAGGTTGAAGTTTATCTTCTGGAGCTGAAGCTGTGTGAGAGCAGTGATCCTGACAATGTGATTAGCTGCCACTTCAGCAAAGCTGATACTCTTG CTACCATcgagaaagaaatgagaaaactaTTTAATATCTCAGATGAGAAGGAAACTAGGTTATGGAACAGGTATATGAGTAACACTTATGAGCAGCTCAGCAAGCTGGATAGCACAGTGCAAGATGCAGGGCTCTATCAGGGTCAG GTTGTTGTAATAGATGTGAAAAGTGAAGATGGCACATGGCCTGGGCAGCATTTCCTGACAAA